The following coding sequences lie in one Polynucleobacter asymbioticus genomic window:
- the erpA gene encoding iron-sulfur cluster insertion protein ErpA, with amino-acid sequence MTQLATQDTVQDLAEPPVPLVFTDSAAAKVADLIAEEGNPELKLRVFVQGGGCSGFQYGFTFDDAVNEDDTLFEKNGVTLLVDSMSFQYLVGAEIDYKEDINGSQFVIKNPNAQTTCGCGSSFSA; translated from the coding sequence ATGACCCAATTAGCTACGCAAGATACTGTACAAGATTTAGCCGAGCCACCAGTTCCATTGGTGTTCACGGATAGCGCTGCTGCAAAAGTGGCTGACTTGATTGCTGAAGAAGGCAATCCTGAATTAAAACTGCGCGTGTTTGTTCAAGGTGGTGGTTGCTCAGGATTTCAGTATGGCTTCACATTTGATGATGCTGTGAATGAAGATGACACGCTCTTTGAAAAAAATGGTGTGACTTTATTGGTAGATTCAATGAGCTTCCAATATTTAGTTGGCGCTGAGATTGATTACAAAGAAGACATCAATGGTTCACAGTTTGTGATTAAGAATCCTAATGCCCAAACTACTTGTGGTTGCGGCTCTTCTTTCTCTGCATAA
- the argC gene encoding N-acetyl-gamma-glutamyl-phosphate reductase: MIKVGIVGGTGYTGVELLRLLAQHPEVKIQAITSRTEAGMPVAEMFPSLRGRIDLKFTTPDEAKLNECDVVFFATPHGVAMAQAKELLANNVKILDLAADFRLKDIKEFAKWYGMEHGCPEILAEAVYGLAEINREEIKKARVVGLAGCYPTSVQLGLAPLLSPKSTGGKQLIDGTHIISDSKSGTSGAGRKAEIGTLLSESSDNLKAYGVKGHRHLPEIVQGLKAIAGHDQIGLTFVPHLTPMIRGIHSTLYVRLTEAGMKVDFQKLYEGFYKGEPFVDVMPAGSHPETRSVRGSNGLRIAIHRPGDGDTLVILVVEDNLVKGASGQGVQCMNLMFGLPETTGLTQIAVSP, translated from the coding sequence ATGATTAAAGTTGGCATCGTTGGCGGCACTGGATATACCGGAGTGGAATTACTGCGTTTGTTAGCGCAGCACCCCGAAGTCAAAATTCAGGCAATTACTTCCCGCACGGAAGCTGGCATGCCAGTGGCTGAGATGTTCCCCTCTTTACGTGGCCGGATTGATCTCAAATTCACGACACCAGATGAAGCCAAGCTAAATGAGTGCGATGTAGTGTTCTTTGCAACACCACATGGCGTAGCAATGGCACAAGCCAAAGAGCTGCTTGCAAATAACGTGAAGATTTTGGATCTCGCAGCTGACTTCCGTTTAAAGGACATCAAAGAATTTGCGAAGTGGTACGGTATGGAGCACGGCTGCCCAGAAATTTTGGCTGAAGCAGTTTATGGTTTAGCTGAAATCAATCGGGAAGAAATTAAAAAAGCCCGCGTAGTAGGTTTAGCGGGTTGCTACCCAACTTCAGTTCAGTTGGGTCTTGCGCCATTGCTTTCACCAAAGTCTACTGGTGGTAAGCAATTGATTGATGGCACCCATATTATTTCTGACTCGAAGTCGGGCACATCTGGTGCTGGCCGTAAGGCGGAGATTGGCACCTTGTTGTCAGAGTCCAGTGATAACCTTAAGGCTTATGGCGTTAAAGGCCATCGCCATCTTCCAGAAATCGTCCAAGGATTGAAGGCTATCGCTGGTCACGACCAGATTGGTTTGACCTTTGTGCCGCATTTGACACCAATGATTAGAGGGATTCATTCAACCTTGTATGTGCGCTTGACTGAGGCGGGAATGAAGGTGGATTTCCAAAAGCTGTATGAGGGTTTCTACAAAGGTGAGCCTTTTGTGGATGTGATGCCGGCTGGTAGTCATCCAGAAACACGCTCTGTAAGGGGTAGTAATGGCTTAAGGATTGCTATTCATCGTCCTGGAGATGGTGATACTTTGGTTATTTTGGTAGTTGAGGATAATTTGGTGAAGGGTGCTTCGGGCCAGGGTGTTCAGTGTATGAACCTGATGTTTGGCTTACCTGAGACCACTGGATTGACACAGATCGCCGTTTCACCATAA
- the rpsI gene encoding 30S ribosomal protein S9, translated as MAINYGNWNYGTGRRKSSVARVFIKSGKGEITVNGKPIDAYFARETSRMIARQPLALTAHLTTFDIKVNVSGGGETGQAGAVRHGVTRALIDYDNALKPTLSKAGLVTRDAREVERKKVGLHGARRRKQFSKR; from the coding sequence ATGGCTATTAATTACGGAAATTGGAATTACGGTACAGGTCGTCGCAAGAGCTCTGTAGCACGTGTATTCATTAAATCTGGCAAAGGTGAGATTACTGTTAACGGTAAACCTATCGATGCTTACTTTGCTCGCGAAACATCACGCATGATCGCTCGTCAGCCTTTGGCTCTCACAGCCCACCTAACTACCTTTGATATCAAAGTAAACGTTAGCGGTGGCGGTGAAACTGGCCAAGCTGGTGCAGTTCGTCACGGTGTTACTCGTGCATTGATCGACTACGACAACGCTTTGAAGCCAACTCTGTCTAAAGCAGGTTTGGTAACTCGCGATGCCCGTGAAGTTGAGCGTAAAAAAGTTGGTCTGCATGGCGCGCGTCGTCGTAAGCAGTTCAGCAAGCGCTAA
- the rplM gene encoding 50S ribosomal protein L13 produces MKTFSAKSHEVVHEWFVIDATDKVLGRVASEVALRLRGKHKPEYTPHVDTGDFIVVINSSKLRVTGTKGLNKIYYRHSGYPGGISSTNFDKMQDRFPGRALEKAVKGMLPKGPLGYAMIKKLKVYGDASHPHAAQQPKALEI; encoded by the coding sequence ATGAAAACTTTTTCTGCAAAATCCCATGAGGTAGTGCATGAATGGTTCGTGATTGACGCTACGGACAAAGTCCTCGGTCGTGTCGCCAGTGAAGTGGCACTCCGTCTACGCGGCAAGCACAAGCCTGAATACACCCCACACGTTGATACCGGCGACTTCATTGTTGTCATCAACTCTTCTAAGCTGCGTGTTACAGGCACAAAAGGCTTGAACAAAATTTATTACCGTCACAGCGGATACCCAGGTGGTATTAGCTCGACTAACTTCGACAAGATGCAAGATCGTTTCCCAGGTCGCGCTTTAGAGAAGGCTGTGAAGGGTATGTTGCCAAAAGGCCCACTAGGTTATGCCATGATTAAGAAATTAAAAGTCTATGGCGATGCCAGTCATCCGCATGCGGCTCAACAGCCAAAAGCGTTAGAGATTTAA
- a CDS encoding OsmC family protein, with the protein MECRVSWLGNGGMAFSAETGSGHQVTMDGPPEAGGKNSAPRPMELILAGTGGCSAFDVVLILQKARQEISACDVKLTAERAEIEPKVFTKINLHFTVKGKNLDLSKVERAVKLSHEKYCSATTMLAKTAEITYSIDVLNDA; encoded by the coding sequence ATGGAATGTCGAGTATCTTGGTTGGGTAATGGCGGAATGGCATTTTCAGCAGAAACTGGGAGCGGCCATCAAGTCACCATGGATGGCCCACCAGAGGCTGGAGGGAAAAATAGCGCCCCAAGGCCCATGGAGCTGATTTTGGCCGGCACTGGCGGTTGCTCTGCCTTCGATGTCGTGTTAATCCTTCAAAAGGCACGTCAAGAGATTAGCGCCTGCGATGTCAAACTGACCGCCGAGAGAGCTGAGATTGAGCCCAAGGTATTTACCAAAATTAACCTGCATTTCACCGTGAAAGGTAAAAATCTCGATTTAAGCAAGGTTGAGCGCGCAGTGAAGCTATCTCATGAAAAGTACTGCTCCGCGACAACGATGCTCGCCAAAACAGCTGAGATTACTTATTCCATTGACGTCCTGAACGACGCATAA
- the pyrC gene encoding dihydroorotase, translating into MTNSPAKIQLIQPDDWHLHIRDGEVMKDVLMDTARQFARAIIMPNLKPPVTTVDLANAYRGRIEANLQSLGVTTFTPLMTLYLTDNTSADEVRKAKGAGIIGFKLYPAGATTNSDAGVSDIKRCYGALEAMQSVGMPLLVHGEVTSAEIDIFDREAVFIDQVLEPLRKDFPDLKIVFEHITTKQAAHYVRDSQTAGKNTIAATITPQHLLMNRNAIFSGGIRPHNYCLPVLKREEHRVALLEAATSGSPRFFLGTDSAPHAKGAKEAACGCAGCYSAFNALGLYAEAFESVAKLDKLEGFASFFGPDFYSLPRNTQKITLVKQAQSIPKELPLGDATIVPLRAGETIAWTLA; encoded by the coding sequence ATGACCAATAGCCCAGCAAAAATTCAACTGATTCAGCCAGATGACTGGCATTTACATATTCGTGACGGCGAAGTCATGAAGGATGTCCTGATGGACACTGCACGCCAATTTGCGCGAGCCATCATCATGCCAAATTTAAAGCCACCAGTAACGACAGTTGATTTGGCAAATGCATATCGCGGTCGCATTGAAGCTAACCTTCAATCTTTAGGTGTGACTACCTTTACTCCATTAATGACCTTGTATCTCACGGATAACACTTCAGCGGATGAAGTACGTAAGGCAAAAGGTGCTGGCATTATTGGATTTAAGCTTTATCCTGCTGGCGCCACAACCAATAGCGATGCTGGTGTGAGTGATATCAAGCGTTGCTATGGTGCACTTGAGGCGATGCAGTCTGTTGGTATGCCATTGTTAGTGCATGGTGAAGTGACCAGTGCTGAGATTGATATCTTTGATCGGGAAGCAGTATTTATTGATCAAGTACTCGAGCCTTTGCGTAAGGATTTTCCTGATCTCAAAATCGTGTTTGAACACATCACTACTAAGCAGGCTGCACACTATGTGCGTGATTCACAAACTGCTGGAAAAAATACAATAGCTGCAACTATTACTCCGCAACATTTGCTCATGAATCGCAATGCGATTTTTTCTGGTGGCATTCGTCCGCACAATTATTGCTTGCCAGTACTCAAGCGTGAAGAACATCGCGTTGCTTTACTAGAAGCAGCAACCAGTGGCAGCCCGCGATTTTTCTTAGGTACTGATAGTGCGCCACATGCCAAGGGTGCAAAAGAGGCCGCTTGTGGTTGTGCTGGTTGTTACAGCGCCTTTAATGCGCTTGGTTTATATGCTGAGGCATTTGAGAGTGTTGCTAAGCTAGATAAGCTTGAGGGCTTTGCCAGTTTCTTTGGACCGGATTTTTATTCTTTGCCACGCAACACCCAGAAAATTACCTTGGTGAAGCAGGCGCAAAGTATTCCAAAAGAGCTACCCTTGGGTGATGCCACGATCGTGCCGCTGCGCGCTGGTGAGACTATCGCTTGGACATTGGCTTAA
- a CDS encoding glycerate kinase type-2 family protein, which yields MSQQETILKNAFAAALAVADPKKIIPAYLSKIFPLGSEPSGKCLIVGAGKASASMATALESYANSHWPHAVLEGVVLTRYGHNSSTSQIQIIEAGHPVPDQAGMDGAQEIYRLVGELQAGDILIALISGGGSSLLTLPQAGISIEDMRKTTEALLRSGAPIEEMNVVRKHLSAILGGNLARLAIARGARVEALLISDVTGDAPADIASGPCAADYSTYQNALDILAKHRLGADAIPGSVLAHLQRGVTGEVPETLKESDLQNTEVSNHVIATAYKSLEAAAEYVRTQGYEPVILGDTITGEAQDVGIEQAALARQHSPVKNGKSIALISGGECTVTIPNGVKGRGGRCSEYLLSLFAASSDITNISALAADTDGIDGSEKNAGAWFSPEIRQLANEQGLIPSRYMNQHDCYGFFAQLDALVETGPTLTNVNDFRIILLDN from the coding sequence ATGAGCCAGCAAGAAACCATTCTCAAAAATGCCTTTGCAGCAGCTTTGGCAGTTGCGGATCCAAAGAAAATTATCCCTGCATATCTCAGTAAGATATTTCCACTAGGTTCAGAGCCGAGCGGAAAGTGTTTGATAGTAGGCGCAGGTAAGGCGAGTGCATCTATGGCAACTGCTCTAGAGTCTTATGCAAACAGCCATTGGCCTCATGCAGTTCTTGAGGGGGTAGTGCTGACTCGATATGGGCACAATTCGTCAACTAGTCAGATTCAGATTATTGAAGCGGGTCACCCTGTGCCAGATCAAGCGGGCATGGATGGCGCTCAAGAAATCTATCGTTTGGTGGGCGAGTTACAGGCCGGTGACATTCTGATTGCCTTGATTTCAGGAGGTGGGTCTAGTTTGCTCACTTTGCCTCAAGCTGGCATCAGTATTGAGGATATGCGTAAGACTACTGAGGCGCTCTTGCGTTCTGGTGCACCGATCGAAGAAATGAATGTGGTGCGTAAGCACTTGTCAGCAATTCTGGGTGGTAATTTAGCAAGACTGGCGATTGCACGAGGTGCTCGAGTTGAGGCTTTGCTGATTTCTGATGTCACCGGAGATGCGCCAGCTGATATTGCCAGCGGTCCTTGTGCTGCAGATTATTCGACTTACCAGAATGCCTTGGATATTTTGGCCAAACATCGCTTAGGTGCTGACGCAATTCCAGGATCTGTTTTAGCTCACTTACAGCGCGGTGTTACTGGTGAAGTCCCAGAAACCTTAAAAGAGTCTGACCTGCAAAATACTGAAGTTAGTAATCATGTGATTGCCACTGCTTACAAGAGTCTCGAGGCTGCAGCGGAATATGTTCGCACACAAGGTTACGAGCCAGTAATTTTGGGTGACACCATTACTGGTGAAGCTCAGGATGTGGGTATCGAACAAGCTGCCTTGGCACGTCAGCATTCGCCGGTCAAGAATGGCAAGTCCATCGCCCTTATCTCAGGTGGCGAGTGCACCGTCACGATTCCGAATGGAGTTAAAGGCCGCGGTGGTCGTTGCAGCGAATATTTACTTTCATTGTTTGCAGCCTCCTCAGATATTACTAATATTTCTGCTCTAGCTGCTGACACCGATGGTATCGATGGTAGTGAAAAGAATGCTGGTGCGTGGTTTAGCCCCGAGATCCGCCAGCTTGCTAATGAGCAAGGCTTAATTCCATCTCGCTATATGAATCAGCACGATTGCTACGGTTTTTTTGCGCAATTAGATGCTTTGGTGGAAACTGGCCCTACACTGACAAATGTGAATGATTTCCGCATCATCTTGCTTGATAATTAA
- a CDS encoding ABCB family ABC transporter ATP-binding protein/permease, giving the protein MRHSSGHHHSAAASKPSQGSDWKVIRDLLPYLLEYKFRVAIALTCLVAAKVTNLGIPILMKQLIDTLNIKADSPQALLVVPAGLILAYGLLRISASIFTELRESLFARVTQNAVRKVALQVFEHLHSLALSFHLARQTGGVSRDIERGTRGIQSLISYSLYSILPTLIEFCLVLGFLAYAYDIWFAIITLVALVLYIAFTVVVTEWRTHFRRTMNDMDSKANQKAIDSLLNFETVKYFGNEAFEASRYDQNLLRYQAAAVKSQKSLAVLNFGQQTIIAVGLVLILWRATLGVIDGSMTLGDLVLVNTLMIQLYIPLNFLGVIYREIKQALTDMDRMFSLLNTEKEIADAPNAKPLLISNQGRGPDVRFENVSFHYDAKREILKDVSFNIPAGTITAVVGQSGAGKSTLARLLFRFYDVQSGKILIDDQNVVDVTQSSLRKAIGIVPQDTVLFNDTIGYNIAYGNPDASIEEVHEAARAAQIDRFIKHLPDGYDTQVGERGLKLSGGEKQRVAIARTLLKKPAMLIFDEATSALDSKTERAFQEELLGLAKNRTTLIIAHRLSTIVHADQILVMDHGQIIERGTHAELLSANGRYAEMWQMQERSALD; this is encoded by the coding sequence ATGAGACATTCATCAGGGCATCATCATTCGGCAGCAGCTTCTAAACCTTCACAGGGAAGTGATTGGAAAGTCATTCGCGATTTACTTCCCTATCTACTTGAATATAAGTTTAGGGTTGCGATTGCCCTGACATGTTTGGTGGCTGCCAAGGTTACCAACCTCGGTATTCCGATTTTGATGAAGCAATTAATTGATACTCTCAATATCAAGGCAGATTCTCCGCAAGCTTTGCTAGTAGTACCCGCTGGATTGATATTGGCCTATGGCCTTTTAAGAATCTCCGCTTCAATTTTTACTGAGTTGCGTGAATCTCTTTTTGCACGCGTCACCCAAAATGCGGTGCGTAAAGTAGCACTCCAGGTTTTTGAGCATTTACATTCCTTGGCTCTGAGCTTCCATTTGGCCCGTCAGACTGGCGGAGTTAGTCGAGATATTGAGCGTGGTACCCGTGGCATCCAGTCTCTGATCTCCTATTCGCTTTACAGCATTCTTCCAACCCTAATTGAATTTTGTTTGGTGCTTGGTTTCTTGGCCTATGCATACGATATTTGGTTTGCCATCATTACCCTGGTCGCGTTAGTACTCTACATTGCGTTTACGGTTGTTGTTACCGAATGGCGAACCCATTTCCGTCGCACCATGAACGATATGGATTCCAAGGCCAATCAAAAAGCAATTGATTCGCTATTGAATTTTGAGACAGTCAAGTATTTTGGTAACGAGGCATTTGAAGCGAGTCGCTACGATCAGAATTTACTGCGCTATCAAGCCGCCGCTGTTAAATCTCAGAAATCTTTAGCAGTCCTGAATTTTGGGCAGCAAACCATTATTGCAGTCGGTTTAGTTCTTATACTTTGGCGTGCGACCTTGGGTGTGATTGATGGTTCTATGACCTTGGGTGACTTAGTCCTGGTGAACACCTTAATGATTCAGTTGTACATTCCATTGAATTTCTTAGGGGTGATTTATCGTGAGATTAAACAGGCCCTAACGGATATGGATCGCATGTTCTCGCTTCTTAATACTGAGAAAGAGATTGCTGATGCACCCAACGCAAAGCCTCTGCTGATCAGCAATCAAGGTCGTGGACCCGATGTGCGTTTTGAGAATGTCTCATTTCATTACGATGCTAAGCGTGAAATTTTGAAGGATGTGAGCTTTAATATTCCTGCGGGAACGATTACGGCAGTCGTAGGCCAGAGCGGTGCAGGCAAGAGTACTTTGGCTCGGCTACTATTTCGTTTTTATGATGTTCAGTCTGGCAAGATTCTGATTGATGATCAAAATGTTGTGGATGTGACTCAATCAAGCCTGCGTAAGGCGATTGGTATCGTCCCACAAGATACGGTGCTGTTTAATGACACGATTGGCTATAACATTGCTTATGGCAATCCCGATGCTTCGATTGAAGAGGTGCATGAGGCTGCTAGAGCCGCTCAGATCGATCGCTTTATCAAGCATCTTCCAGATGGTTATGACACCCAAGTGGGTGAACGTGGCTTGAAGTTATCTGGCGGTGAGAAGCAGCGCGTTGCGATTGCACGTACCTTGCTGAAAAAGCCGGCGATGCTCATTTTTGATGAGGCAACATCGGCGCTAGACTCTAAAACAGAGCGAGCCTTTCAGGAGGAGCTACTTGGCCTCGCAAAGAACCGTACCACTTTGATCATTGCCCACAGGCTTTCTACGATTGTCCATGCGGATCAAATTTTAGTGATGGATCATGGTCAGATTATTGAGCGCGGAACGCATGCTGAGCTGCTGTCTGCTAATGGTCGATATGCTGAGATGTGGCAGATGCAAGAGCGAAGCGCTCTTGATTAG
- the nudB gene encoding dihydroneopterin triphosphate diphosphatase, producing MKIPISVLVVIYKSNGEVLLIERADKANFWQSVTGSVDAVDEDLGVAAAREVLEETGIDVQSLPANSLQDMHHQIEYEIYPQWRFRYAPGVTKNTEHWFSLLVPDTTQVRLAPREHVAYQWLPFEEAATKCFSPSNGAAILQLFSAP from the coding sequence TTGAAAATCCCCATTTCGGTTTTAGTTGTTATCTACAAATCGAATGGGGAGGTCTTGCTCATAGAGCGGGCTGACAAGGCCAACTTCTGGCAATCGGTTACGGGCAGTGTAGATGCTGTTGATGAAGATCTTGGTGTGGCTGCGGCGCGCGAAGTCCTTGAGGAAACCGGCATCGATGTCCAATCACTACCAGCCAACTCTTTGCAGGATATGCATCATCAAATCGAATACGAGATTTACCCACAGTGGCGTTTTCGCTATGCCCCTGGGGTGACTAAAAATACCGAGCATTGGTTTTCATTATTGGTTCCAGATACTACTCAAGTCCGATTAGCTCCTAGGGAGCATGTTGCCTATCAATGGCTGCCATTTGAAGAGGCTGCTACTAAATGTTTTTCTCCCAGCAATGGTGCTGCCATTCTGCAATTGTTCTCTGCGCCTTAG
- the aspS gene encoding aspartate--tRNA ligase, whose protein sequence is MSMRSHTCGQVTESLIGQEITLSGWVNRRRDHGGVIFIDLRDHQGFVQVVCDPDRPEMFALAEQVRNEFCIQINGLVRARPAGTENNDLVSGKIEVLCHSLVILNASITPPFQLEDENLSETTRLTHRVLDLRRPQMQKNLRLRYNVAMECRRYLDTAGFIDIETPMLTKSTPEGARDYLVPSRVHDGQFFALPQSPQLFKQLLMVAGFDRYYQITKCFRDEDLRADRQPEFTQIDCETAFLDELEIRELFENMIRHIFKTTMNVELPNPFPTMPYSEGMARFGSDKPDLRVNFEFTELTDLMKDVDFKVFAGAANQEGGRVVGLCVPGGAEISRSEIDDYTQFVAIYGAKGLAWIKVNSVAEGRNGLQSPIVKNLHDAAIEGILKRTGAKDGDIIFFGADKEKVVNDAIGGLRLKIGHSAWGKEHGLSTEGWKPLWVVDFPMFEYDEDNARWVACHHPFTSPKDEHMQYLESNPGKCLAKAYDMVLNGSEIGGGSVRIHQEAVQSQVFRALKIGAEEAQAKFGFLLDALQYGAPPHGGIAFGLDRIVTMMTGAESIRDVIAFPKTQRAQCLLTQAPSPVDERQLKELHIRLRQATPAA, encoded by the coding sequence ATGTCGATGCGAAGCCATACCTGCGGTCAGGTAACTGAATCACTCATTGGTCAAGAAATTACTCTCTCCGGTTGGGTGAATCGTCGCCGTGACCACGGTGGTGTGATTTTTATTGATTTACGTGATCATCAAGGTTTTGTGCAAGTGGTATGTGATCCAGATCGCCCAGAGATGTTTGCCCTGGCTGAGCAAGTTCGTAATGAGTTTTGTATTCAGATCAATGGTTTAGTACGTGCGCGTCCAGCCGGTACTGAGAACAATGATTTGGTTAGCGGCAAGATTGAAGTGCTTTGCCATAGCTTAGTTATTTTGAATGCATCTATTACTCCTCCATTCCAATTGGAGGATGAGAATTTATCTGAGACTACTCGCTTAACTCACCGTGTACTCGATTTGCGTCGCCCGCAAATGCAAAAGAATTTACGTTTGCGTTACAACGTGGCCATGGAGTGCCGCCGCTACTTAGATACTGCTGGTTTTATTGATATTGAAACACCCATGTTGACTAAAAGCACTCCTGAAGGCGCGCGTGACTATTTAGTTCCTTCACGTGTGCATGATGGCCAGTTCTTTGCCTTGCCACAGTCTCCTCAGCTCTTTAAGCAGTTGTTGATGGTGGCTGGTTTTGATCGCTACTACCAAATTACGAAGTGTTTCCGTGATGAAGATTTGCGTGCTGATCGTCAGCCTGAATTTACTCAGATCGACTGTGAAACAGCCTTCCTGGATGAATTAGAAATCCGTGAATTATTTGAAAACATGATTCGTCATATTTTCAAAACAACGATGAATGTCGAGTTGCCAAATCCATTCCCAACAATGCCTTACTCAGAAGGTATGGCGCGTTTTGGTTCAGATAAGCCAGACCTACGTGTGAATTTTGAATTCACTGAATTGACTGATTTAATGAAAGATGTCGATTTCAAAGTGTTCGCTGGTGCCGCAAATCAAGAGGGTGGCCGAGTGGTTGGTTTGTGCGTGCCTGGTGGTGCCGAGATTAGCCGTAGTGAAATTGATGACTACACTCAATTTGTAGCGATCTATGGTGCTAAAGGTTTGGCGTGGATCAAAGTGAACTCAGTTGCTGAAGGCCGTAATGGCTTGCAATCACCCATCGTGAAGAACTTACATGATGCCGCTATTGAAGGTATCTTGAAGCGTACTGGTGCTAAAGACGGCGATATTATTTTCTTCGGCGCTGATAAAGAAAAAGTGGTCAATGATGCTATCGGCGGTTTGCGTCTGAAGATTGGTCATTCTGCTTGGGGTAAAGAGCATGGCCTATCTACTGAAGGTTGGAAGCCATTGTGGGTAGTTGACTTCCCGATGTTTGAATACGATGAAGATAATGCCCGTTGGGTTGCATGTCACCATCCATTTACAAGCCCTAAAGATGAGCACATGCAGTATCTCGAATCCAACCCAGGCAAGTGCTTAGCTAAGGCCTATGACATGGTTCTAAACGGTAGCGAAATTGGTGGCGGATCGGTTCGTATTCACCAAGAGGCGGTTCAGAGTCAGGTATTCCGTGCATTGAAGATTGGCGCTGAAGAAGCGCAGGCTAAATTTGGATTCTTATTGGATGCATTGCAATATGGCGCACCTCCGCATGGTGGTATTGCTTTCGGTTTGGATCGCATTGTCACTATGATGACCGGTGCCGAGTCTATTCGCGATGTGATCGCCTTCCCTAAGACTCAGCGCGCACAGTGCTTGCTCACTCAGGCTCCTAGCCCAGTAGATGAGCGTCAGTTAAAAGAGTTGCATATTCGTTTGCGCCAAGCAACTCCGGCCGCTTAA
- a CDS encoding DUF502 domain-containing protein produces MKKYFIAGILVWAPMSITIWVIAWGLGLLDGVFGSVMHAIIAVFPNQFAGDLQHFRELPGVGILIVVSVIMITGLLAISFAGQWWMKVWNRFMNRIPIVRSIYSSVQQVSSTLFSGSGQAFSKALLIRYPHADSWAIAFQTGMPAKEVTAKLGEDYVNVFLPTTPNPTSGFFMIVPRSHTIELEMSVEEALKHIVSMGSVPPTSSTGLTAIKSNQHL; encoded by the coding sequence ATGAAAAAATACTTTATCGCAGGCATTCTGGTGTGGGCACCGATGTCAATCACCATTTGGGTGATTGCATGGGGTCTTGGCTTGCTCGACGGCGTTTTTGGCTCCGTGATGCACGCCATCATCGCTGTATTCCCAAATCAGTTTGCCGGTGATTTGCAGCATTTCCGTGAGTTACCAGGCGTAGGCATTCTGATTGTTGTTTCAGTCATCATGATTACTGGATTGCTCGCAATTAGCTTTGCAGGGCAGTGGTGGATGAAAGTGTGGAATCGGTTTATGAACCGCATTCCAATCGTGCGCTCGATTTATTCCAGTGTGCAGCAAGTATCTTCAACCTTGTTTTCTGGAAGCGGACAAGCTTTTAGTAAAGCCTTATTGATTCGCTATCCCCATGCAGATTCTTGGGCAATTGCATTCCAGACTGGCATGCCAGCAAAAGAAGTGACTGCCAAATTGGGGGAGGATTACGTCAACGTATTTCTGCCAACTACACCAAATCCAACTTCTGGATTTTTTATGATTGTCCCACGCTCACACACCATTGAATTAGAGATGAGTGTTGAAGAGGCTCTCAAACATATTGTTTCAATGGGGTCCGTTCCTCCAACCAGTTCAACTGGTTTGACTGCTATTAAGTCAAACCAACATCTTTGA